The window CCCCGGAGGGCTGCAGGCCCGTGTACAAAGCTGTGTATGGAACCGACTGGGTTTTCATGATGCTCAGCACCTGACCGATTACTGCATCTGAGGGAGGGGCAAAAACAAGAACCACAGTCAAGACGTTTTAACTTCAAGTCTGTGAGATTATAAAGAAGTTCATTtggtcagcaatgtatgtttaggttgacggagcgttagcattagcattcctatgggaaattccatgaaacattagctttgtgtgctaaattgatttatatttttacagatcaaccagaaatgttgaagaaacccaaaaccaagagaaaacatttacactCACATCTGAGAAAAGTTGCCTATCAGGGTTCAGACGACATCAGATACGGTTTTAACTCCACAGAATAAAATCTCAACTGGTTTTCCATCCTTTGCTATGCAGCATATTTACTTATCATTTCAGTTTGATATCAAATTCAAAGATATTATTACTCACCGTTTTCACTGAGAATGTCCTTAGTTGACATCAAATCCGCCCTATGACAGTCAGACAAAGCAAACAATACAATATTATTCATTTCATGCTTGTGTCTAACTTTTATTTAGTCGTTTGAACATGAACTATTGTAAAATTGAGGGAAACATTTTCTGCTTAGCTAATTAACACAATCCCTGTTAAGATTTTGTGTCAATCAGTGACaactatgaaaaataaatgtatttgtgaagGTCTTAGTGTTGTTCTGAAGTCTGTGGGGGGACACCACCTACCCGGCGCTGTAGGGGAGGCGAAACACGAGCAGAGCAGGAGAGGAAGCGTTGAGCCTCAGCTGGCTCAGGGTCTCCGGGTCCATGTACAGAGCAGAGGTCTCCAGCTGATCCTGCAGCTGACTGATCACTGCGTTAGAGGCAGGCCAAGACACAGCAGGCAACACCAGAGGGGAGACGGCGACCCTCAGAGCCCCCTGTCCCAGGACAGACACAGCAAACCCGTAAATCAGGCTGAGTTACCAAAAAAACTACTGCACATTCTgcattacattttagtttttctattatttacaGAAGGGTACCATGTGTGTAAATCCAGTAGATTATGGGCACCTCCTCCTGAAGGGTTTAGAATAAAGTTAGTTCAaagagtttattagaaaaaaattcaactggACACAATTTTTTGGCTTAAAGATGTTTCTTGAGGGTTTGTAGACTTTGAAGAAGAAGC is drawn from Oryzias melastigma strain HK-1 unplaced genomic scaffold, ASM292280v2 sc02020, whole genome shotgun sequence and contains these coding sequences:
- the LOC112138301 gene encoding V-type proton ATPase subunit S1, which codes for LIYGFAVSVLGQGALRVAVSPLVLPAVSWPASNAVISQLQDQLETSALYMDPETLSQLRLNASSPALLVFRLPYSAGADLMSTKDILSENDAVIGQVLSIMKTQSVPYTALYTGLQPSGDVVSFSVEAGLGGGRSLLQARGGYRERERERERERERRIRERAGVYPPVEFKVCQRFCPDTF